AATCCTTCATTCACCAAAAATTCCATGTGCTTTATCCATTCATCTGGATTCCTGCCAGGAATAACTGTATTACTATTGCCATGGACCGTAACCTTCTTCCGAAGCCACTGCATCTGCTTTAGTTTCATGAACAGTACCAAATGGATGGTTAGGATGAGCATATATCGAGTAAAGTTTTAGCGGAACATTACCTGTATTGGTTACATTATGCCATGTGCCAGCAGTCAACAAGATTAACTTTTGTAAGTTAGTTCCATACATACCTGCTTTCCTAAAAAAGTGACAACCAAGGGATAGATGCCTTTACCATTTCATAAACACTTTGAATTCAAATTGATTAACTATCTTTAAAAAATATTGTATTTATTGGTCTTCTTATTAACAACCTGTCCAAACCAATCGATACTTTCATCATAGAATGAATACAAATGATTATAAGATATGGAGGAAACAAACCAGTGAGTGACACAGATTTTTCAAATGATTCTCCCAAGGGCCCAAAAGGAAGACTAATTACTGGCCATTCAAAGGAGTTTACTTCAGATACACTTGGCTTTCTTACCCGTTTAGCAAATGAATATGGAGAAGTTGCTAAAATTCGTTTTGGACCTTTCCAAAATGTTTACTTCATTTCAAATCCAGATTTAATTAAGCAGGTACTTGTAACAAAACAAAAATCCTTCTTGAAATCAAATGACTTCCAAGCTTTAAAACCATTACTTGGAGAAGGCCTTCTTACAAGTGAAAAGGAAATTCACATGCGCCAAAGAAGGCTTATTCAACCTTCTTTCAAAAAGTCTCATATTAGCAATTATGCCCAGGATATGATTGATATAACAATGAACTATATTTCCACTTGGAAAAACAGGGAAGAACGGATTATTACGGAGGATATGATGAGCCTTGCTCTCGGTATCATCAGCAAGACCATGTTCAGTTTGAACCTCAAAGAAGGATATGACGAGCTCGGGGAACCTATAGAAGCATCTATGAGAATTGCTGTTAAAAGGATGAGAACACTTCTTCAATTGCCACTATGGGTTCCGACTAAAAATAACCGTGAATTTAAAAATTCGATACTAAGACTTGATACAGTGATTTATAACATTATTGAAAAACGTAGGGCAGATTCAGAAAGACATGAGGACATGCTTGGGATTTTAATGGATGCTCGAGATGATGAGGATGGCTTAGGTATGACAAACCAGCAGGTACGTGATGAGCTAATGACCATTTTCCTTGCCGGTCACGAAACAACTGCAAACGTGCTTTCCTGGACCTTATACTTGCTTTCACAACACCCTGATGTGGAAACTAAACTTTTCAATGAAATAGATAGCGTAATCGGCAATCGTAACCCTACTCCTGGCGATTATATGAAATTAACGTACACACAAAATATTATCAATGAATCAATGCGCATATACCCTCCTGGCTATATCATATCAAGGAAGGTGGAGGAGGATGTGGTAATAGGAGGATATCATTTTAAAAAAGGCGATATGATCATGTTAAGTCAGTATGTGATGCACCACAAGCCAGAGTATTTTGATAATCCAGAGTCTTTTAATCCAGAGCGATTTGAAAACAACTTTGTGAAAACTCTACCTCAGTTCGCTTACTTTCCGTTTGGCGGAGGGGCAAGAGTTTGTATCGGTAATCATTTCGCAATGATGGAAGCTGTGCTTGTCCTAGCGTGCATTGCTCAACGATATCGGATAAGGCTTGCGCCGGACCATCATGAAGTAAAGCCGCTTCCGTCTATTACACTCAGACCGAAGCGTGGATTGCGCATGGTAGTCGAAGAAAGAAATATAGGAGGTATCCCACCAGAAGATTCTGAAATTCAAAGGAATTAATGAACAAAATTGTCACTCTACACCTAAGGAAGATCCCCACTTAGTTCCATAAAAAGACTGCAGCATCAACCCTAGTTTTTTGAAGTAAACCAGCTAGGCTTCGACACAGTGGATATTGGTTCTTTAAGTGATTCGTGGAGACAACAGCCAGGAACTCCTGCATACTGCACAGAACTAACAAAAGCATTGGAAAAAGCAAATAAAGAAAAGCCCCATACCTACGGGATAAGGTAATAGAAAAGTTATCAGCTTCTAACCTCAAACCCCTCTCAAGTAAAGATATTGTGAATATGAACAGAGAAATATATAATTCATAAAACAAAAAGGTGCACTCAGTTTAAAGTGTACCTTTTTGCATATCCATATATATCCCCATAAAGTTTTGGAAAAATATGTTTACCTCTTTCCTTTATGCCGCCAAACAATCCAGAATATTATTGGTAATTCTGAGAGATTACAAAAGTCCTTCCAGTCCGATCTAATTTTTTTCAAAACAGAATCTAAGTATGATTGTGTTTAAATCTCTCTTCTACTAACCTCCCTCTATAAACATTGTGTATCAACGAGGAAAATGAAGCAGAAGATTTAAACAGAGTATTAAATTCGAACTGTTCCGGAAAAGCATGAAATGACTGCTTTACTTCGGCGAAGATCGGGAATATCAGGCCGATTATAAAACTTGTCCTAAAGATTAATCGGCACCAAGAGCTTTACTAAATGTTGATTAGTTTGGGTAAGGTTTAACCATGATAATCTATCTATAAAAGACAGTGAATATACTGGTTATGAACTTTCAATGGAGATTTTCTTCATTAATCTTTTTAATTTATCTTCTGTAGCTGTTCCCTCTACTGGTGTATAGATACTGCACCTTAAGTCCATGTCCCCCTGGACTTGGAGAGAAGTTAAATTAAACAGCATCTTTCCGGCTTTAGCATGTCTAAATTCAATCATCATTTCTGGAGCTTTGCTCACTTGACTTTCTTGCCATAAAGATTGAAATTCCGGGTGGGAATCACTCATTTCTTTAATGAATAGGTTATACCATTCATCCCCTAAGTAGTGACCATAATAGGCACGAAAAATGGCAAGAAACCCTTTAACAAAATGCTCCCAATTCACAGCTAATGCTTTTAATTCTTTTCTTGTAAATATTAGATGGATCAAATTTCGTTGGTCATCCGGGAGTTGTTCAAAATCTAAAAATACATGAGCAGCAGCATTGTTCCAGCCTACAATATGACAATGTCGATCTGTAATGATAGTAGGACAATACGTTAACTCAGCTAAAATTCTTTCCAAAGAAGGACTTAGTTTTGGCTGATCCTTCTTTCGATGAATAATGGATGATTTCACTTCTAAAGCTAAATCATATAGATACTCCCGTTCATCATTATTTAATTGTAGAGCTGTAGATATGCAATCCAATACGCTTGTGGAGACCTTTATATCCCGTCCTTGCTCTAGCCACGTATACCAAGTAGTACTGACTCCCGCCAAATGTGCAACTTCTTCTCTTCGTAAGCCAGGTGTTCTTCTCCGTGTACCAGCAGGTATACCTATAGATTCAGGCTTTATTTGGGATCGCTTCGATTTCAAAAATGAAGACAAAGCTTCAAGCCTGGTTTTATCATTCATTTCTAAAGCCCCCTTCATAACAATTTAACCTAGTAGTTATTATACCAGGATAAACACTCACTTGTAATAGGATAACCCCGAAGTATAATACAAGTATACTATTCATTTGGAGTGATGAAAAATGGAAAGAGTCGTTATTACAGGAATGGGAGTAGTCTCTCCTATTGGAAACAACGTAGAAAAATTTTGGAGGAATCTGACTGAAGGGAAGTCTGGCATTTCCACTATTGATACATTTGACGTAAGTAATCATAAAGCAAAAATTGCAGGAATTATTCGTGATTTTAATGCAGATGAGATCTTAGGAAAAAATGAAGCACGACGTCTAGATCGCTTTACTCAATTTGCTTTGGCTGCTGCTGAACAAGCTTGGACTGATTCTGATTTAGATATTGATGATGTCAATCTGGAAAGACTTGGCGTATATGTTGGTTCGGGGATAGGAGGAATTGAAACATTTATTGATAATGTGGATACTCTTCGAGAGAAAGGTCCAAGAAGAGTCAGTCCAACCCTGGTACCAGCCATGATTTCAAATGCTGCCGCGGCCCAAATTAGTATTAAGTGGAACGCAATGGGACCTACTATGTCACCTGTTTCTGCTTGTGCGATCGGTAATACAGCTATTGGTGAAGCATTCAGACTTATTCGATTTGGAGAAGCTGATGCCGTTTTTGCAGGAGGAGCAGAGGCAGCTATAACAGATTTATCTTTAGCTAGTTTTGGCAATGCTACAGCATTATCAACGAGAAACGATAATCCAACTAAAGCTAGCCGTCCTTTTGATGTAGATCGAGATGGATTTGTCATGTCAGAAGGAGCAGGAATTTTAATCTTGGAATCTTTGTCTCACGCTTTACGTAGAAACGCAAAAATTCACGCTGAAGTCATTGGGTATGGTGCAAGTTCTGATGCCTATCATATGGTGGCTACACACCCAGAAGGTAAAGGAGCCTATCTTGCAATGAAAATGGCTTTGAAAAGCGCAAATATTTCTCCTGAAGAGATTGATGTCATTAGCGCTCATGCAACAAGTACAGAAGTTGGAGATCGTTCTGAGACACTGGCAATCAAAAAACTATTTGAATCAAAAGCTTATCAAATCCCAATAACAGCTAATAAATCTATGCTTGGCCACATGTTAGGAGCAGCTGGAGGCGTGGAAGCAATTGCTTTGGCAAAAAGTTTAAAGGAAGGAATCATTCCTCCAACCATCAACTTGGAAAAGCCTGACTCATTATGTGATTTAGATTATGTACCGGGTATTGCCCGTAAGATGGAAATAAATACTGGTCTATCCAATTCATTTGGTTTTGGAGGCCATAATGCAGCAATCGTTTTAAAAAAATACGAGTGAATTAACTCTCGCATCGTATTTTTAAATGAAAGATCCTCAAGAGAAACTATGTTAGTTACCATAATGGGTCACTACGAAAAAGCCCTTTTTTCTTGAGGGCTTTTCTTATGTTCATAAAGCCATATTTTTTAAATACCTATTAGCAACATCGACTAATTTAGTTAACAAAACAGTTAAGGTAAACAACAAACGTGTTTTTAAGCAAGAAAATGAAGGTGTTAATTATTTATTTTTATCAAAGGAATGTATTGCTCAATACTATTACTTCTACAACGATATTTTGATTAAAAAAGGCGACCTTCTTTATCCAAGTAAGTGGATCAAAAACGATGGTTTCACTCTCTATCCAATAGCTAATTTTGATCCAGATGATTATGAATATATATTTTATCCCGATTTCCATACAATAGATATGCAAGAGGTTCTAAATACATTTACAGAAATAAAATTGGAAGACGATTTTCGATCACTGTTGGCATTAGATGAATTACCTGCATCAGTGGAAAAGATGATTAGAGAAGTGATTGAGCTCCTAGATCGAATTACTGAACTAAGGTATGCATTACAAGACTGGAGTCGCTTAGACTTCTTTTCAATGAGTAAACCATTACCTAGAGTGAAACGGGATTACCGGTTTGTTTACAAATACGACTCAGACGACACTTCATTTTATAAATTACCAGTTGGTTTAAGAAATGCTAAAGGTGTAGGTGGAGAAAGCATTTATCATAAAGCAGAAAAAGGGACAAGTCTGAAGAAGTTTGGGAAAAAGAAGAATAGATTTATGCAATTGATAAACTAATAAAGTTATATACATATTGCTCATTATGCCAGGGTTTTTCCTGTTTTTTTATTTATCTACATCACTCTTTCAACTAAATTGATATTATGTTGAAAGAGTGGATTTCTTTTTAAGACCCCTACTCCGCTGTTAAAATACAAATACATTAGGATAAAATATGTAAGCAGCATAAGACGTGTTTGTATACTACGAAAAGGGCAATCTAATGATTCCCCTTCTGCTCATTTCTTTTAAACTTGTGCTTTCGCTTTCTCATACTATTTAGCGTAGGCGCAGGCTATTGACTCCACGGTAGGTGACATACCAAAATGCGCAGTAATCATTTACCCGTTTGTCTTTGGTGAAATTTATTTTATTGTTAGGAAAATAACATACATCAAAAACAACAAAATAATATACCTATCAAAGAATTTGACTTTTTCACTTTGAAAATGATTATTTTTTATTACTTTTATAAATAAGAAAGTTAATATAGCTAGAAAAAGTATTAAACCAGTTATGGTATTAATTGGAGACACCATTACCTTAAAATAAGTTTCAGTAACCTTTTCTGGGAAATGCATTAAGATCCTCAATGTTTCATTCACTAAAAAGTGAAAAAAGATAGCCGGAATAATACTTTCAGTATAGATAGTTACTAGTGCAAAAGAGATACCCATTACAAATGCAAAAACCAAATTCCCAACCGTCATATGGTAAATGCTAAAAATAAGAGCACTTAAAATTATTGCCGGTTTTATGTTCATTCTCTGATATTCTTTTAATAATATGCCTCTAAAAAGAATTTCTTCACTAATAGCTACTGAAAAGCCAATCATAATAATGCTGTAAAAACTTATGTTTTTACTACTCTCCATAAGTGTACTAACAATTTTTTCAGCAGAAAGCCATTCGCCAGTTAGTAGATAATATTGAATCCTACCGAATATCACAGATAGCATGTGAACTACAATACCCATTAAAATACCAAGAAGAATATATTTTATATGTACCTTTTTAAGCCGAATGCTAGATAAGGTTATTTTCTTCTTTTTTAAGAAAAGAAAAAGCACATAGATAATTACCAGTTTACTTAAAAAGAAAAATAATTGTTTGTTTATTTGTAAAGAAAGTTCTTGTAATACAATTTCCACAAGAGGAAAAATAACCATAATTAGTATTGTTATATAAAATATAAAGCGATGAGTTTGCTTAATATTAGTACCCATTCTTACCCCTTTGTTATACGAAAATTTCAAATTCTAAAATGCAAACCCTTATTCTAAAAAGGGTTTGCATTTTCACTATTTTTAATTTATTTTGTTGCTACTTTTTTATATTTAATGTAGGTTTCATTTCTTTTTTCTGTTTTTATCAAATTACCAGTTGGGTTATAGGTTTTTAGTGTTCCAGTCAATTTCCATGTTTCTTTGTATTGGTCCCATTTTTTCGTTGCCGAGTATACCCTTTCTCCACCACCAGAAACAGCTATTATATCTTTTATTTCCACCTTAAAGCTAAGGTTAATACTCCATGTTGTAGTATCAGTTATTTTTTTGTGAAAGACTCTTGATTGTCTTGTATCTGTGGCTGTTTTCCAAGTATATTGATTACAAGTAGCACACATTATAGATATACCATTTTCAATATTAGTCATTTCTCCTGTTTTCTCATCTACAAGAACGGGTATTTCTTGACCTAAAAGTACATCAGTACCTAATAGAGTTGTATCTTCTGTCGGAAACTCACCTGGTTGGCTTCCCTCTTTTGTTAAATCAACCTCTTTAGTAGGAGAACTTGCAAAGGTTGATGTTGGATTAAATCCAAACAAAAACATAGGAATTATTAATATAAGATATAATAACTTCTTCAATTCCTCACCCCATCTAATATTTTTTTAAAAGACCTACAATGATTTTGCATAAACATTCGTCTTTTTTAAATTATCAATTAATCTCGCGTATATATTTCTAGGTATTAATTGCAATTTAATATAAATTAAAAGACGCCACTCACTGCTCTCCCTCATTATTGTAAATTTTACCATATAAGTATTTATTTTTTCACTTAATTAAAAAGTATACTAAGTCTTGAAATAATGAAAGTAGTAGTTTGCATTATAAGATTTAAAAGGTTTTATTAAGAATGTAAGTTACCTCACAAGTTTTACCTTCACACCTCCCGTGAATCCAACCTGATTAAACCTACCTTTACCTTAGTTCGACATTTTATTTTCCTCCCTCACACATCGAAAAAGACAGCCACCCCCGGCTGTCTTTTTCATTTCTATTAATTTATGAAAGCAGGTATCTTATGAACAAAACAAAAAAGAAGACAATTGGTGAAATGACAAATAGCCGGATGCGCTGGGCCTTTGACCCCTCAACTCGTGTTATTAAAAACAAAAAAGGAAAAGGTTCTTATAACCGGAAAAAAGAGCAATCCTATTGAGGATGCTCTTATTTTTTTCTTATTCGATTATTTCTTCATGGCGGTAAGGTAGCTCAATTTCCCGTAAGATAGGTACTTGATCTCCTGCTGTTTTTAGTATTGTTTTTACATACACAGCTTGTAGTGGTTGGAAGATATCAGTTGAAAAATTAAACTTCTCAGATAGGCCTTCGTCAAAATACAATTCGTGTTTAACCGTATAATCATTGAATGGTGGGCACCCTACTGGTGTTGTAACCTTTGGAGAATCAATATTGGCAAACCTTCGATCTGTTCCCTCTAAAGAAAACTTCGTTACAAATTCAGCGGTATCTTGTGAATACTCTCTGTACTCAACAATGATATCTTGGAACCCATACATAAACACCCTCTTATTATCATTGCGGAACCAGTACGGCTGCTTAACTTTGATTTGCAACTCTGTCACTTCCCTTTTAGGAAATGAGAATACCAGCTTCCCTGCTTCTGCAATTTCTTCCGGGACCTCCGTATTGTTCACTTGTTTTGTAGGGTATGTTTCTATCCTACGCCACTCCCCATTTTGATTCTTATATTTTTCCTTGTCCACGATAGTTTTCCGAAGTAAACAAATATAAGCCTTATCGCTCTTATGGTATTGCACCACAAGTTATCTTTTATCATCAAAATAAACAAGGTTAAATTTTTCTTCGATTAAGAAAGTGACCATAAAAAAGATCTAGTGCAGATGACTAGATTCTCTTTTTAATATCTTCCCTTATCGATTCAATGATAGTACCTGATAAATTTGCTGGAAGAGATGAACCATCCTCAAAAACCCATGTATTTATTATTTCAAGATCTTCTTTTTTAAAAGTAATGCTATAATCTTTATGATTGTGAGTAAAATCGGCTGTAACCGATTCTTCACCATCAAACTCGTCATCAATAATCATATTTTTTATTTCAAATGGTTTCACGATGTAATCTCCTTTTTATCGTTCTTGTATATAGAATTGGCTTTATATGATTGTTTATTCATTTTTTACAGCAAATTAAAAACCGAAGGGTTATTTCAGGAGATGAAAGCATTAAAACCATTCAGAAATCAAAATGTCGGTACCATCAAATAAGCGTCAAGAAAAGAAAAAACATGTAGGTAACTAATTCATCCTTAATTAAAGATTGCGTTTAATATATAAAGTCAATAAAACATAAAATCCACATAAAATGATTAGCTTCATGATCACCTTCACCTAATCCGTTTATCACAATCGATTAAATATGACTTCGCTTTCACTGACTGTTCCGGGAACACATGACGTGATACTTTACCACGGTGAAGAATCGGAATTTCAGGCTGTTGATATAAAACTTGTTTTAATATAGGAGTATTAATAGGCAAAAAACTACGGATTAGAGGAAAACCGGAGCAAATATAAAAGGAAATAAATTGCACTATTAAATGTGCCCTCCTGGCAAAACAACATTAAAACAAGCGTTACTTACTGATCAAAGTAAGTAACGCCTGTCTTCCAATCCTTACCCAAGCAATGATTAGTGGGTATTTTTTCTTTCTTACGTTAACACAGGAACTAACTAATGGCCTTATTAGGATTCCCCATCTCCATTATCAAAAAATGAATCAAATCCCCCATCAAAATCCTCTGTTGCCTCTTCAAACATTTCCTCAATATCAAAACCTTCCAACATCTCAGTAAATAGCATCGTCCCTAAAACACCCACTGCCAATCCACCAACCATTCCAGGTATAGCGTTAAATTGGGAAGCGCGAACATTATGCTGGTTTGCGGAATAAGAGAAGGGCTGTGTAAAAGCATAAGGCTGATCAATAGCTTCCGTTATATTTTTTGCTAGTAGTTTTTCAAGTCCGGCTTCATGTTCAAGAACATTTTGATTTAAATGAAACTCACGTTTTGCTTCAATTTCCTTGTAGCCGCTTTTACAGTCAACTTCCATCCAGACCCGGATACCTGATTCTTCATTGGCAAAACGCATTTCAACTTCATTTACTTGTCCCATGAATTGTTGAGTGGGGAAAAAAGCAAATTCCTGTCCATATTGGTCGAGTTTACCCGAGTCGGCTGTCTCGCGAAAACCTAATTGAGCCATTGCATTAAAAATGGCTTGAATAGAATTCTGGGGTTGGATGACTAGCCGGTCTACATCTTTGCGGTCAACCCCACCCTCAATATCAAGATGTGTATCCAGATAGTATGAGACAGTTCCCCTTGAAATAGGTATATTCGTAGGCAGGACGTAATGAAAAGGAATGACCTTACGTTCTTTGGGGTGAATACAATCACGATTAACTAATGGTATATGGGCAACTTCCTTAGAAACGCTTCCTTGTTTTAATACCACATTCATCATAAGCCGGACAGTCAATTGATTAATGTTCTGTTCCACCTCACCACCTTGAATGACAACCTCCCCTTGAATGCTTTCTCCCGCTTGATAATTACGATTATCACATTGTAAGTCTACAGTTGCGGCTCCTTTTCCTAAACTTGCTAAAATCTTTTTGAACATGCTACCTCTTCCCTTCGAAATTATCTCAAACCGTCTTAAGAATATGTAAATAAAAAGTCGCGTAATAAGAAATAGCAAGAAATCTATTCGCATTTAAGGAAACTTCTAAATTACACCTATAGAAATACGTCGAAATATGAAAATAGTTTCAAATGAATTTACTGCCGTAGGTGATTTTGATAAAAGGAGTAAGTAAAACACCCCCTTAAATGCATGCGCTTACATTTAATTCCGCATTGACACTTCTCTTTTTGTCAACAGTTCCGTTCATAATAAAAACGAAAGGCAACACTAAGATTTAAATAATTTCAGTTCATTTAAATCTTACTGGGGCAAAGTAATAGTCCTTGCTAATATATAGTAATAATAGACTTCACTTACAACTAAATAGATGCAAGAACCATTACAATTTCTGGATTAAGGATTGTAACTCATCTTGAAGGTTTCCTTTCGAAAAAGCAGAGTGCAGAATTTCATGAACAGTATTTAAGGAAATTTGTAGTTTTTCTTCACCTATTCTAGTTAAACGTGTGTAAATACCTCGTCGATCATCTTCGCATATTTGTCTTTGTAAAACGCCGCAGCTTTTTGCTTCCAGTCTGACTACCAGCCTAGATATAGCACTTTGACTTAATCCTACCATCTCTTGTAATTGTTGTAGCCTCAATTGTTTTTCGCTTGTTTTGGATAAAAAGTATAGAACGTAAAACTCTTTTAACGAAAGGTTATGATTTTTTTGCAAAGCACTTTCCAGTTCATTCGTAATGCTCATTTGAATATTAGTAAGAGATAGCCAATTATCTAAATACTTCTTTTCTTGGTTGTTTTTCATGCACATTCCACCCTGTTCTATCCTTTATAATTAAAATTGATAATCTTCATTCAATTAAATTGTTCTAATTCATTAAAAATTAATTTTCCCAAGCCGAAATTTAATGATTTAACTTTTTGAAAAGTACGTGCCATATTGGCAGTTTCCATGTTGTTAAATTGTTCTCTTCATTTTAGACGAGTTTCTTCTTTTTGTCTAAGTTTGAATTATTCCATAAAAAAAACAGTCAAAATGACTGCTCCTTTTTTCATGAGTTCAGTGTAACTGAACAGGATCCAATTTCATTTCCACCCCAGTTTAGTGAAAGCTTGTCTTGGTCTGAAAGAGGTCCTACACCACTTGGAGTACCTGTAAAAATAATATCTCCTTTCCCAAGTCCAAAATGCTCTTCTGTAAATTCTATAATCGTTTGCAAATCAAATAGTAAGTCTTTAATATTTCCGACTTGTACACGCTCTCCATTCTTTAACAAGGAAAAATCTAATTGTTCACATGCTTCGACACCTGGAAATGGAATGAAATCACTAACAACAGCTGAATTTTTGAAACCTTTAGCCAAAAGCCAAGGGTGCTGTTTCTGTTTTAACTGTGATTGAACATCTCTAAGTGTTAAATCCAACCCAATTGCCATCGCATCAACCATTTCATCTACTTTCATTCCTGGTTCGTACTGCTTTGCGATATGTATGACAAGTTCAGTTTCAAAATGAACGGAACCCTGATTACCCGGCAAAGCAATTGACTGACCTTTTGCTTCAACAAGCGAATGAGTTGGTTTTGAAAATAAAAAAGGGGACGTTGGGATTTCATTATTCAACTCTTTTGCATGCAAGGCATAGTTTCGACCTACACAATAAATATTTTTAATGTCTTTCCTCATAAAACTCACTCTTTTCTTTTTAGAAATTAAAATTAATGAATGGCTCTTTTCGTAAAAATTGTTGTTTTTAAAACAATACGATTTAAGGTTGATTGGAGCGCAAGTGCGAGACTCCTGCGGGAGCAGCGGGACAGGTGAGACCCCACAGGCGTTTAGCCGAGGAGGCTCACCGCCCGCCCCGCGGAAAGCGAGCATCTGGAGGGGAAATCAACCACACCGCTTTACTTGGTAAATAGCAACAAAATATGAGAAAACAGCCTAATGAATAGTAAAAGGTAAATATTAAGAAATGATTGCCACTTTCCCTAGTCATGACAATCGTCGTTTAATAGTCAGCCAGATTAATAATCACAAATTCAAATAAGAAAAAATCCTCAGATTTAAGTATATTTTATATTTTTCTGACTCTTTATACAACCGTTATACCTGTTAAAAGAAAATCCATTTCGATAACATGATTTCATCTCCGTACAATATGTAAACATAATCATAACGGATTAGAAGAATCGCTATAAAGAAATTTTTCACATTCTTTGGGTGAACATACCAGATTTATTGCGTTCTCTTCTTTTGCCTTTATAAAGTGTTTCCTAGTTCGACTGCATAATTCGTGCGAGTTCTTTTTCTAAAACAGCGGGCTCGTTTGCGTAATTGTAAATACCTAAAAACTTCTCTATAGCCTCTGGATGGGAACTGATCAGCTTGTTGACAGCTTCCTGTTGTTCAGATATGCGTTCATTCTTCGAAATTTGGCATCCCATGTGAAACCGAACCATAAACTCATCTTCTATTGCCTTTTGATATTCTTTAGACATTTGATTTGATGTATTGGATTGCCCCTTATATTTTAATAGAATATTGGATAATATACGTGCTCCACATATAGCATCATGGATCCCCTGCGCCATGCCAGGATCTTTAAAACAAACCGCATCACCAACCAACGCCCATCCTTTTCCCATTCCCTTATACCAGTAATTATCATATCCCAGTATACCTTTGACAGGTTCAGCGATTTCAGCATCTTCCAAGCGAGCTCCAATTGTTGTATTAGGAAAGTTATCTGTCAAGAGATTGCGCAGACAGCTTTCCGGATTTAATTTCAACCGTTCTATCAATTCCTTATTTTCTAATGAGAAAATGCCGACAATAACATATAAATCATCATTCGTCGGAAAGAGAATGGCTGTGTTATCTTTTCTCTTGTATACTTCAAATTTAGGGACATCATCGTGGCGAAATCCAGAAAAATACCCAAAATAGATGCCGACTGTTGCCGGAATACTTGTTTTGAGTTCACTTTTTACCAGCTTGCGAATAATTGAGGATCGGCCGTCTGCCCCCACTACCAGGC
This sequence is a window from Brevibacillus sp. JNUCC-41. Protein-coding genes within it:
- a CDS encoding fumarylacetoacetate hydrolase family protein gives rise to the protein MRKDIKNIYCVGRNYALHAKELNNEIPTSPFLFSKPTHSLVEAKGQSIALPGNQGSVHFETELVIHIAKQYEPGMKVDEMVDAMAIGLDLTLRDVQSQLKQKQHPWLLAKGFKNSAVVSDFIPFPGVEACEQLDFSLLKNGERVQVGNIKDLLFDLQTIIEFTEEHFGLGKGDIIFTGTPSGVGPLSDQDKLSLNWGGNEIGSCSVTLNS
- a CDS encoding NAD(P)/FAD-dependent oxidoreductase; the protein is MNKMYDVIITGAGCAGSALAIYLAKAGFHVLLVDRSTFPRDTLSTHTFFNNTVALLREIGVMDKLLETNAPPVRDIKFQFEDTVIEGLIPVVYGEDSCYCIRRTYLDHILLEQAKSQMNVTVLEGFRVTDVIRDDETVIGVKGLDGNNKKQEFLARLVVGADGRSSIIRKLVKSELKTSIPATVGIYFGYFSGFRHDDVPKFEVYKRKDNTAILFPTNDDLYVIVGIFSLENKELIERLKLNPESCLRNLLTDNFPNTTIGARLEDAEIAEPVKGILGYDNYWYKGMGKGWALVGDAVCFKDPGMAQGIHDAICGARILSNILLKYKGQSNTSNQMSKEYQKAIEDEFMVRFHMGCQISKNERISEQQEAVNKLISSHPEAIEKFLGIYNYANEPAVLEKELARIMQSN